In a genomic window of Taylorella equigenitalis ATCC 35865:
- the pheT gene encoding phenylalanine--tRNA ligase subunit beta, with the protein MLVLDSWLREFVNPPVSTEELAESLTMAGLEVESIQKVAPEFSGVVIAEIVSIVQHPNADKLRICQVDYGKGETIQIVCGAPNAKEGIKVPLATIGAVLPGDFKISKSKLRGEESFGMLCSAKELGISADASGLLVLDENLRTGTDIREALNLDDVVYEIKLTPNRADCLSVYGVAREVSALFKLPLEQNSTSESIATNTNIKVPKVNIKSSDLCGRFTARVITGVDAKCSTPKWMVDRLERSGQRSVSVLVDISNYVMLELGRPTHIFDLDKIHGDLTVSWGAEGQKLKLLNETDVELSSDLGVIYSDAGPECLAGIMGGHQTAVDLNTKNIFIEAAFWYPDAIAGRARKLKIPSEASHRFERGVDYQSNIEHINYITKLIIDICGGEASEIDDQKVNLPAQKTVDMRLSRCQKVLGVPVTSTQVEEVFKGLGFEFDISDSEADTTFKVVSPSYRFDIEIEEDLIEEVARIYGYDNIPALSPKSEAVMHFLSESKFDSHQIRELMVTEGFQEVVNYSFVDAKWEEDFLKNPNPVKLLNPIASNLSVMRSSLILSLVNNIVYNSKRKQSSIKLFEIARVFAHDEVVQDSEFEVKGISQCLKLAGAVWGLALPTQWGIKTRPVDFFDLKKVVENIVSDYEELKFKSYSSDYAHVALHPGRSASIFYKGLEVGFIGELHPKLTQIFSLNSSPIVFEIDLEAVKERSLPKTKSLSKQQISERDLAIWIASNLEYAQVADHLSALVNLDDELSVIRNFYLFDVWTDEQNPEEKSIAIKFIFQGNESSLEDAQVESAMDKILSNLTSKFNARLR; encoded by the coding sequence ATGCTAGTTTTAGATTCATGGCTGCGAGAATTTGTAAATCCCCCAGTCTCAACTGAGGAATTGGCAGAATCCTTGACTATGGCTGGGCTTGAAGTTGAAAGCATTCAGAAAGTAGCTCCTGAATTTAGTGGAGTTGTTATAGCTGAAATTGTAAGTATTGTCCAGCATCCAAATGCCGATAAGCTAAGAATATGTCAGGTGGACTACGGAAAAGGTGAAACCATACAAATTGTTTGTGGTGCTCCTAATGCTAAAGAGGGTATAAAGGTGCCTTTGGCTACTATTGGTGCTGTATTGCCTGGTGATTTCAAAATTTCTAAAAGCAAACTTAGAGGTGAAGAGTCATTTGGTATGCTTTGCTCCGCTAAAGAGTTGGGTATAAGTGCTGATGCTAGCGGATTATTGGTATTGGACGAGAATCTAAGGACTGGTACTGATATTCGTGAAGCCCTGAATTTGGATGATGTAGTTTACGAAATTAAACTCACGCCTAATAGGGCTGATTGTCTTTCTGTATATGGAGTAGCTAGAGAGGTTTCAGCACTTTTTAAATTACCTTTAGAGCAAAATTCTACTTCAGAGAGTATTGCCACAAATACAAATATCAAAGTACCTAAAGTTAATATTAAATCTTCAGATTTATGCGGTAGATTTACTGCAAGAGTAATTACAGGGGTTGATGCAAAGTGTAGTACTCCTAAATGGATGGTTGATAGACTTGAAAGGTCTGGTCAGAGAAGCGTATCAGTTCTGGTTGACATTTCAAATTACGTCATGCTAGAACTTGGTAGGCCTACGCATATATTTGATTTGGATAAGATTCATGGAGATTTGACCGTATCTTGGGGTGCAGAGGGGCAGAAACTTAAACTGTTAAATGAAACTGATGTTGAATTGAGTTCTGATCTTGGTGTTATTTATTCGGATGCGGGTCCAGAGTGTCTTGCTGGTATTATGGGTGGGCATCAAACTGCTGTTGATCTTAATACAAAAAATATTTTTATTGAGGCAGCGTTTTGGTATCCCGATGCTATTGCAGGAAGGGCTAGAAAATTAAAAATTCCTTCTGAAGCAAGTCATAGATTTGAAAGGGGCGTAGACTATCAATCAAATATTGAGCATATTAACTACATAACAAAATTAATAATCGATATTTGTGGTGGCGAAGCTAGTGAAATTGATGATCAAAAAGTAAATCTACCAGCCCAAAAAACTGTTGATATGAGATTGAGTCGTTGTCAGAAAGTGTTGGGAGTACCTGTAACTTCCACTCAAGTTGAAGAAGTATTCAAAGGCTTAGGATTTGAATTTGATATTTCAGATTCTGAAGCTGACACTACATTTAAAGTGGTTTCTCCGTCATACAGATTTGATATTGAAATTGAAGAAGATTTAATCGAGGAAGTGGCTCGTATCTATGGGTACGACAATATTCCTGCCCTGTCACCTAAATCTGAAGCTGTGATGCACTTTTTAAGTGAATCAAAATTTGACTCTCATCAAATCAGAGAACTTATGGTGACTGAGGGCTTTCAAGAGGTAGTTAACTATAGCTTTGTAGATGCTAAATGGGAGGAGGATTTTTTAAAGAATCCTAATCCTGTAAAACTATTAAATCCTATTGCCTCAAATCTATCTGTTATGAGATCTAGTCTTATCTTAAGTCTAGTGAATAATATTGTCTACAACTCTAAAAGAAAGCAATCTTCCATAAAGTTATTTGAGATAGCCCGCGTTTTTGCCCATGATGAGGTTGTTCAAGATTCAGAGTTTGAAGTTAAGGGTATTTCCCAGTGTTTGAAACTTGCAGGAGCAGTTTGGGGCTTAGCCTTACCAACTCAATGGGGTATAAAAACCAGACCAGTAGATTTTTTCGATCTTAAAAAAGTAGTGGAAAATATTGTGTCAGACTATGAGGAGTTGAAGTTTAAGTCCTATTCTTCTGACTATGCTCATGTTGCATTGCATCCTGGTAGAAGTGCCTCCATTTTTTATAAAGGTTTGGAAGTGGGCTTTATAGGTGAGTTACATCCTAAATTAACTCAAATATTTTCATTAAACAGTTCACCAATTGTTTTTGAAATTGATTTAGAAGCTGTTAAAGAAAGATCCTTACCAAAAACAAAATCCCTATCAAAACAACAAATCTCTGAGAGGGACTTAGCTATATGGATAGCAAGTAATTTAGAATACGCACAAGTGGCAGATCACCTAAGTGCATTAGTTAATTTAGATGATGAACTCTCAGTAATAAGGAATTTTTATTTATTTGATGTTTGGACTGATGAGCAAAATCCAGAAGAAAAAAGCATTGCCATCAAATTTATTTTTCAAGGAAATGAAAGCAGTTTAGAAGATGCTCAAGTAGAATCAGCTATGGATAAGATATTGAGCAATTTAACTTCTAAATTTAATGCACGTTTGCGCTGA
- a CDS encoding alpha/beta hydrolase family protein yields MFPSKQLLSTPDDLEQPSQLFILGFPDLENLRMMEVVSNAYREVFPQAQMFGIGIPSEEVITETSKIEEFVRNHKVNLIETIRHIQKDTNTDAQFTALVGSGPIGSVNLSLLGLSSPIAGRVITFNSYLPIESVGNNISLDYTAHLIYTETECEFGRERIESDFKFIKDLGADITLDLLGGHEDPIDTSINRLKTCIPLKIINQINQ; encoded by the coding sequence ATGTTTCCCTCTAAGCAGCTCCTTTCTACTCCTGATGATTTAGAACAACCTTCTCAACTGTTTATTTTAGGTTTTCCAGATTTAGAAAATTTGCGAATGATGGAAGTAGTTTCTAATGCTTATAGAGAAGTATTTCCACAGGCTCAAATGTTTGGCATTGGCATACCAAGCGAAGAAGTAATCACAGAAACTTCAAAAATTGAAGAATTTGTTAGAAACCACAAAGTAAACCTTATCGAAACGATTAGACATATCCAAAAAGATACTAATACAGATGCTCAATTCACGGCACTAGTAGGTAGTGGTCCAATCGGCTCTGTTAATTTATCTTTATTGGGTCTTAGTTCACCCATAGCGGGCAGGGTAATTACTTTTAATTCTTATTTGCCTATTGAATCTGTAGGAAACAACATAAGCTTAGATTACACGGCACATCTTATATATACCGAAACTGAGTGTGAGTTTGGTAGGGAGAGGATTGAAAGCGATTTTAAATTTATAAAGGATTTAGGAGCCGATATAACTTTAGATTTGCTTGGCGGTCATGAAGACCCTATAGATACCTCAATAAACCGCCTAAAAACTTGTATACCACTAAAAATAATCAACCAAATTAATCAATAA
- a CDS encoding UvrD-helicase domain-containing protein: MNIDQLKNKLTQNQYKAATSNSQNILVLAGAGTGKTSTIIGRVSYLAMHLGIPPEQILMLAFGKDAAKEMQERLESVDALKSVEVRTFHSLGLNIVSKVEKKMPKLTSLSEDQNLEKYIETICTSDSNKLYEYFTFYENDLSVSNSNITIWRSLRDDFFDHPIALITANILFMRGIDYISNCLYEKDIYLIKKYQPYEVAFYLPKYKCYLGIYDTAEQINIHNDFGTKYINLNSIFESLDVFEYSELSQYADKFNRLCSSHHWGKEKIFNINSKGRIKDLSKLLLDVFLFVKSNPDADFTRWQYKKKFLGLWAKEILHKYNEDLTYAQEIDYDRMIVKSTQYVAEKKFTHNWKCILVDEFQDISKSRFELLQELVKQETDIGLFCVGDDWQTIYQFAGSELKYIRNLDQYVQDLEIIPLDRTFRFHNALASISSKFVQKNPNQYKKSIKSLREYDRVCVSLLEYEIDLWYVLNLINKNLSQTKTCLILSRFNYQLPLPTKIDYLNSSFNNLEIKASTIHKSKGREADFVIILNVESGEMGLPSEKESEIELYASEENFPHAQERRVFYVALTRAREHVFIYYSKEKLSLFIEELLLEEKYVKPWNESEVSQLLTDRTGD, translated from the coding sequence ATGAATATAGATCAACTAAAAAACAAATTAACCCAAAATCAATACAAAGCTGCGACCAGTAATTCGCAAAATATATTGGTATTAGCAGGTGCTGGCACAGGAAAAACAAGCACCATAATAGGAAGAGTTTCTTATTTGGCAATGCATCTGGGTATACCGCCAGAGCAAATACTTATGCTTGCTTTCGGAAAGGATGCTGCTAAAGAAATGCAGGAGAGGCTTGAAAGTGTAGATGCTCTTAAAAGCGTTGAAGTTAGGACATTTCACAGTTTGGGGTTAAATATAGTCTCTAAAGTAGAAAAGAAAATGCCCAAACTTACTAGTTTAAGTGAAGATCAAAATTTAGAAAAATACATAGAGACTATATGTACTTCTGACAGTAATAAACTTTATGAATACTTCACATTTTATGAAAATGATCTAAGCGTAAGTAATTCAAATATAACAATTTGGCGCTCACTTAGAGATGATTTTTTTGATCATCCCATAGCCCTGATAACCGCAAATATACTCTTTATGCGGGGTATTGATTACATATCGAATTGTTTATATGAAAAGGACATATATCTAATTAAAAAATACCAACCCTACGAAGTTGCCTTCTACTTACCAAAATATAAATGCTATCTAGGAATTTACGACACTGCAGAGCAAATAAATATACACAATGATTTTGGGACTAAATATATAAATTTGAATTCCATATTCGAATCACTAGATGTGTTTGAATATTCAGAACTCTCTCAATACGCAGATAAATTTAATAGATTGTGTTCATCACATCACTGGGGAAAAGAAAAGATTTTTAACATAAATAGCAAGGGTCGAATAAAAGATTTATCAAAACTCCTTTTAGATGTGTTTTTATTTGTGAAATCAAACCCCGATGCAGACTTTACTAGATGGCAATATAAGAAAAAATTTCTAGGTCTTTGGGCAAAAGAAATACTACATAAATATAACGAAGACTTAACTTATGCCCAAGAAATTGATTACGATAGGATGATAGTCAAATCTACTCAATACGTAGCAGAGAAAAAGTTTACTCATAATTGGAAGTGCATTTTAGTAGATGAATTTCAAGATATATCCAAATCACGTTTTGAATTATTGCAAGAACTTGTGAAGCAAGAAACAGATATAGGCTTATTTTGCGTAGGAGATGACTGGCAAACTATATATCAATTTGCAGGTAGTGAACTTAAATATATTAGAAATTTAGATCAATATGTGCAAGACTTAGAGATAATTCCTTTAGATAGAACTTTCAGGTTTCACAATGCACTTGCAAGTATAAGTTCAAAATTTGTTCAAAAAAATCCCAACCAATATAAGAAATCAATTAAAAGTCTTAGAGAGTATGATAGGGTATGTGTAAGTTTATTAGAGTATGAAATTGACTTGTGGTATGTGCTTAACCTTATAAACAAAAATCTAAGCCAAACTAAAACATGTCTGATATTAAGTAGGTTTAATTATCAGTTACCATTGCCAACTAAAATTGATTATCTAAATTCAAGTTTTAATAATCTTGAGATTAAAGCATCGACCATTCATAAATCCAAGGGTAGGGAAGCTGATTTTGTGATTATTCTAAATGTTGAAAGTGGTGAGATGGGCTTGCCTTCAGAAAAGGAAAGTGAAATTGAGCTCTATGCATCAGAAGAAAATTTTCCGCATGCCCAAGAAAGAAGAGTATTTTATGTAGCCCTTACTAGGGCTCGAGAGCATGTATTTATTTACTATTCAAAGGAGAAGCTCTCTTTATTTATAGAAGAACTTCTTTTGGAAGAAAAGTATGTGAAACCTTGGAATGAATCTGAGGTTTCACAATTGCTTACTGACCGTACAGGTGATTAG
- a CDS encoding alpha-hydroxy acid oxidase — protein MDYLKKITSISDLRKVAKIKVPKMFFQYADHGSYTESTYRANESDLNKIKFRQKVAVDIENRSTRATLLGDEYAMPLALAPVGICGMQRADGEILSAQAAEKFGVPFTLSTVSCASIEDVAQNTKKPFWFQLYMMKDRGFMADLIQRAKEACSALVVTLDLQVLGQRHNEVKNGMTVPPKPTITNLLNLALKPDWCWGMLHTKRRFYGNLVGHVKGMENVTALSEWTARQFDASLNWKDLDWIASQWGKKIILKGIMDPDDAIEACNSGADAFVVSNHGGRQLDGALSSIKALLPILEAVDKISSNCEVWLDGGIRSGQDILRAYAMGADGVMVGRPYIYGLGAYGYDGVLKSLDIMQKELSVTMGFCGITELTQANKSILYIPDDFR, from the coding sequence ATGGACTATTTAAAAAAAATAACAAGTATTTCTGACTTAAGAAAAGTAGCTAAAATTAAAGTCCCTAAAATGTTCTTTCAGTATGCTGATCATGGCTCCTATACTGAATCAACCTATAGAGCAAATGAAAGCGATTTAAACAAAATTAAATTTAGACAAAAAGTAGCTGTAGATATTGAAAATCGTTCCACTAGGGCGACTTTATTAGGTGATGAGTATGCGATGCCACTTGCACTAGCTCCTGTTGGAATTTGTGGCATGCAGAGGGCCGATGGTGAAATTTTATCTGCACAAGCTGCTGAAAAATTTGGAGTTCCTTTTACTTTATCGACTGTAAGTTGTGCTTCTATAGAGGATGTAGCCCAGAACACTAAAAAACCCTTTTGGTTTCAGTTGTACATGATGAAAGATCGAGGGTTTATGGCTGATTTGATTCAAAGAGCTAAGGAAGCCTGCTCCGCTTTAGTTGTAACACTTGATCTACAAGTTCTTGGTCAAAGGCATAACGAAGTTAAAAACGGTATGACCGTCCCACCTAAACCTACAATTACTAATCTTTTAAACCTAGCTTTAAAGCCAGATTGGTGTTGGGGGATGCTTCATACAAAAAGAAGATTCTACGGCAATCTTGTAGGTCATGTTAAGGGTATGGAAAATGTCACTGCACTATCCGAATGGACCGCAAGGCAGTTTGATGCTTCATTAAACTGGAAAGACTTAGATTGGATTGCTAGCCAATGGGGCAAAAAAATTATTCTTAAAGGAATTATGGACCCAGATGATGCAATCGAAGCATGTAACTCTGGAGCTGATGCTTTTGTTGTATCAAATCATGGTGGACGTCAATTGGATGGTGCACTATCTAGTATTAAAGCATTGCTACCCATATTAGAGGCTGTAGATAAAATTTCTAGCAATTGTGAGGTTTGGCTTGATGGTGGGATACGTTCAGGACAGGACATATTGCGTGCTTACGCCATGGGAGCTGATGGCGTTATGGTAGGTCGACCATATATTTATGGCCTAGGAGCCTATGGATATGACGGCGTTTTGAAATCCCTAGATATTATGCAAAAAGAGTTAAGCGTGACTATGGGATTTTGCGGTATTACTGAGCTAACTCAAGCAAACAAAAGTATTTTGTATATACCTGATGATTTCAGATAG
- the cysK gene encoding cysteine synthase A, whose protein sequence is MSRYFEDNSLSIGNTPLIKLNRILKGAHAEVLVKIEGRNPGYSVKDRIAYAMIDAAIKDGSLKNESSYKEIVEPTSGNTGIGLAFVAASKGIKITLVMPDTMSIERRKLLVAYGANIILTEGSKGMSGAIAKAKEIYESDPSRYIILQQFENPANPAIHEKTTGPEIWNATAGEVDIFVAGVGTGGTITGVSRYFKKQKGKALVSIAVEPSASPVITQTLTGQEVKAGPHKIQGIGPGFVPKNLDLGLIDSVAQVTNEEAIEYARRLAKEEGILTGISGGAAAAAAIALAFDKSNAGKTIVAILPDSGERYLSTVLFEGMFDEQGIAISNN, encoded by the coding sequence ATGTCAAGATATTTCGAAGATAATTCCCTCTCTATTGGGAATACACCGCTTATTAAGCTAAATCGTATTCTTAAAGGTGCTCATGCTGAAGTTTTAGTAAAAATAGAAGGTCGTAATCCAGGATATTCTGTAAAAGATCGTATTGCATACGCAATGATAGATGCAGCGATAAAAGATGGATCATTAAAAAATGAATCTTCATATAAGGAAATTGTTGAACCTACTAGCGGTAATACTGGTATAGGGTTGGCATTTGTAGCAGCATCAAAAGGTATAAAAATTACATTAGTTATGCCTGATACTATGAGTATTGAACGCAGAAAACTTTTAGTTGCATACGGAGCTAATATTATTTTGACAGAAGGCTCAAAGGGTATGAGCGGAGCCATTGCCAAAGCAAAAGAAATTTATGAATCTGACCCAAGTCGATACATTATTCTTCAGCAATTTGAAAATCCTGCTAATCCTGCGATTCACGAAAAAACAACTGGACCTGAAATTTGGAATGCTACTGCTGGTGAAGTTGATATATTTGTAGCAGGTGTAGGTACAGGTGGCACAATAACGGGAGTTAGCCGTTATTTCAAAAAGCAAAAAGGCAAAGCCCTGGTTTCCATAGCGGTTGAACCTAGTGCAAGTCCAGTAATTACACAAACTCTAACTGGTCAGGAAGTTAAAGCTGGACCTCATAAAATTCAAGGTATTGGTCCAGGATTTGTACCTAAAAACTTAGACCTAGGCTTGATTGATAGCGTAGCACAAGTTACTAACGAAGAAGCGATTGAATATGCCCGTAGATTGGCTAAAGAAGAGGGTATATTAACTGGTATTTCTGGGGGTGCCGCTGCAGCAGCCGCTATCGCATTAGCCTTTGATAAATCAAACGCAGGTAAAACTATAGTGGCCATCCTACCTGATTCAGGAGAGCGCTACTTAAGTACAGTCTTATTTGAGGGTATGTTTGATGAACAAGGGATAGCAATTTCAAATAATTAA
- the pheS gene encoding phenylalanine--tRNA ligase subunit alpha produces MPIDLDELVRKASIDFKEAKTPASLEDKKAIYLGKNGSITLLMKSLASLPPEQKKTEGARFSKAKNEIETLLRARRDEFSEMALQEKLSAEKIDITLPGRGRGLGGIHPVIKTWKRVEDIFKSIGFDIADGPEIEDDWTNFTSLNNPENHPARSMQDTFYIDKKDAKGLPYLLRTHTSPMQVRYARAHKPPIKVIAPGRTYRVDSDATHSPMFHQVEGLWIAQDISFAHLKGVYTNFLQEFFETKDLTVRFRPSFFPFTEPSAEVDMMFTSGPNKGRWLEISGSGQVHPTVIKNFGLDPEKYIGFAFGSGLERLTMLRYGVDDLRLFYEGDLRFLKQFHS; encoded by the coding sequence ATGCCTATAGATTTAGATGAATTAGTTAGAAAGGCTTCAATTGATTTTAAAGAAGCTAAAACGCCTGCATCACTAGAAGATAAAAAAGCTATATATCTCGGTAAAAATGGGTCAATCACTCTTCTTATGAAGAGTTTAGCTTCATTGCCACCAGAACAGAAAAAGACAGAGGGTGCTCGATTTTCAAAAGCTAAAAATGAAATAGAGACACTTCTAAGGGCTAGAAGAGATGAATTTTCTGAGATGGCATTGCAGGAAAAACTTTCAGCTGAAAAAATAGACATTACATTGCCAGGCAGGGGTAGGGGCTTAGGTGGAATTCATCCAGTTATAAAAACTTGGAAGAGGGTGGAAGACATATTTAAATCCATAGGATTTGATATTGCAGATGGTCCAGAGATTGAGGATGATTGGACTAATTTCACTTCACTTAATAATCCAGAGAACCATCCTGCTCGCTCCATGCAGGACACTTTTTATATTGATAAAAAGGATGCAAAAGGGCTTCCATATCTTCTTAGAACTCATACTAGTCCAATGCAAGTACGTTATGCACGTGCTCATAAACCTCCAATTAAAGTTATTGCTCCTGGTAGGACGTATAGAGTTGATTCGGATGCTACTCATTCCCCGATGTTTCATCAAGTAGAGGGTCTTTGGATTGCACAAGATATATCATTTGCACATCTTAAGGGTGTGTACACAAATTTTCTGCAAGAATTTTTTGAGACTAAGGATCTTACTGTTAGATTTAGACCATCCTTTTTTCCATTTACGGAACCGTCAGCAGAAGTTGATATGATGTTCACTTCGGGACCTAATAAGGGCAGGTGGTTAGAGATTAGTGGGTCAGGTCAGGTGCATCCTACAGTAATTAAAAATTTTGGTTTAGATCCAGAAAAATATATAGGGTTTGCCTTTGGATCTGGACTTGAAAGATTAACCATGCTTAGATATGGTGTTGATGACCTTAGATTGTTCTATGAGGGCGACTTAAGGTTTCTTAAACAATTTCACTCTTAG
- a CDS encoding integration host factor subunit alpha, which yields MNNTNFDLQEADSADFEELADSAGLDDSKTKTLTKAELAEMLFESVGLNKREAKEIVDQFFNQIRDALANGEHVKLSGFGNFQVRDKAARPGRNPKTGEVIPIEARRVVTFHASQKLKNAVGET from the coding sequence ATGAATAACACAAACTTTGATTTACAAGAAGCGGATTCTGCGGACTTTGAGGAATTAGCGGATTCTGCAGGATTAGATGATTCAAAAACTAAAACACTTACAAAAGCTGAACTTGCGGAGATGCTTTTTGAATCTGTAGGTTTAAATAAGCGCGAGGCTAAAGAAATTGTTGACCAGTTTTTTAACCAAATTAGAGATGCCTTAGCTAATGGCGAACATGTTAAGCTATCAGGATTTGGTAATTTTCAAGTAAGAGACAAAGCTGCTAGACCTGGCAGAAATCCTAAGACTGGGGAAGTTATACCTATCGAAGCACGTCGAGTAGTTACATTTCATGCTAGTCAAAAACTTAAAAATGCTGTAGGCGAAACCTAA
- a CDS encoding glutamate racemase produces the protein MENLKKLVKPIAVFDAGIGSYAWARAIREKFPKQDIIYFADRANFPYAWKTKDELKACIKGAIERLADMGACLVVVTSNAPSITVVSEIKEECSVPVVGSIPPIASGVATSKTGEIINLGVKILSSLPEFRFFVESISDDAKVHLVNAEDLVTTVESGQFITEHEKTVEQVKKFMDDVRQKYPNADVCTLSSTHLTWIVDIFQKAAPDMQFINPVDRTLKKIEPYTSEGSGTTLSYATSSEEYPLIGLQLMFDKLGIPIKLVEVPAI, from the coding sequence ATGGAAAATCTAAAAAAACTAGTTAAACCTATAGCGGTGTTTGATGCTGGTATTGGTAGTTATGCATGGGCTAGGGCCATAAGAGAAAAATTTCCTAAACAGGATATTATTTATTTTGCGGATAGGGCTAATTTTCCCTATGCATGGAAAACTAAAGATGAGCTTAAAGCTTGTATTAAGGGGGCTATAGAGCGCTTAGCTGATATGGGTGCTTGTTTGGTTGTTGTGACTTCTAATGCTCCCTCTATTACAGTTGTCAGTGAAATTAAGGAAGAGTGCTCTGTACCAGTAGTGGGTTCAATACCTCCTATTGCCTCTGGTGTGGCTACGTCCAAAACTGGAGAGATTATCAATCTAGGCGTTAAGATTTTGTCATCTTTACCTGAATTTCGTTTTTTTGTCGAATCTATATCGGATGATGCGAAAGTTCATTTGGTTAATGCTGAAGATCTAGTAACTACAGTTGAAAGTGGTCAATTTATCACTGAACATGAAAAAACTGTAGAGCAAGTCAAAAAGTTTATGGATGATGTGCGTCAAAAATATCCAAATGCGGATGTGTGTACACTTTCATCTACACATCTAACTTGGATTGTGGATATATTCCAAAAGGCAGCACCTGATATGCAATTCATAAATCCAGTTGACCGCACACTTAAAAAAATCGAGCCCTATACATCGGAAGGCTCGGGTACTACATTAAGTTATGCGACTTCAAGCGAAGAGTATCCACTGATTGGTCTTCAGCTTATGTTTGACAAATTAGGTATACCTATTAAGTTAGTAGAAGTTCCTGCTATCTGA
- a CDS encoding GatB/YqeY domain-containing protein: MSLKSRISSSIKEAMLAKQTDRLSTLRFLSAAIKQKEVDERIELTDDQIVAIIEKQIKQRRESIAAFEQAGRAESAESEKAELAVLSEFLPEQASDEEIQSLVEEVVNQLKAEGVSGNPAMGKAMGILKPKLAGRADMSRVSAIIKDKINQG, encoded by the coding sequence ATGTCCCTAAAATCACGCATCTCTAGCAGTATTAAAGAAGCGATGCTAGCAAAACAAACAGACAGACTTTCTACATTAAGGTTTCTTTCAGCTGCCATAAAGCAAAAAGAAGTCGATGAGAGAATTGAGCTAACTGATGACCAGATTGTTGCCATTATTGAAAAACAAATTAAGCAAAGACGTGAATCCATAGCTGCTTTCGAGCAAGCTGGACGTGCTGAATCCGCTGAATCGGAAAAAGCAGAATTAGCGGTTTTAAGCGAATTTTTACCTGAGCAAGCATCAGATGAAGAAATCCAATCCTTAGTTGAAGAAGTCGTAAATCAACTTAAGGCCGAGGGTGTTAGCGGTAATCCAGCTATGGGTAAGGCTATGGGCATATTAAAACCTAAGCTTGCTGGGAGGGCTGATATGTCACGTGTATCAGCAATTATTAAAGATAAGATTAATCAAGGATAA
- a CDS encoding MerR family transcriptional regulator: MIQTEILPTDSLPAIPAKRYFGIGEVSELCNVKPHVIRYWEKEFTQLNPVKRRGNRRYYQHHEVLLIRRIRELLYDQGFTISGARNRLAEGRDNSLMPGSDAAVRFSAKEIASLKSSLNQILKDIDKLLK, encoded by the coding sequence ATGATACAAACAGAAATATTACCTACAGACTCATTGCCAGCCATACCAGCAAAGCGATATTTCGGTATAGGCGAAGTCTCTGAACTTTGTAATGTTAAACCACATGTTATAAGGTATTGGGAGAAGGAATTCACTCAGCTTAATCCAGTTAAGCGTAGGGGTAATCGTAGGTATTATCAGCATCACGAGGTATTGTTGATTCGTAGAATTCGTGAGCTTTTATATGATCAGGGATTTACGATAAGTGGAGCACGCAATCGTTTGGCAGAGGGTAGAGATAATTCACTTATGCCAGGATCAGATGCCGCAGTTAGATTTAGTGCTAAAGAAATTGCATCTTTAAAGTCCTCACTAAATCAGATTCTAAAAGATATTGATAAACTCCTTAAATAA